A genomic window from Candidatus Bathyarchaeota archaeon includes:
- a CDS encoding magnesium transporter produces MSLANIWQSFSKHAVSMELLKETFIALSFNLGGILAGFIVAFQFNVFELAPWAIAVYPVVLSARGVVSGLYSGRLSTGLHLGTIYPKLRGNTKEFYTLLKSIIVLTLETSIIMSMFSIIIGSLFWGITFLDFFDILMVVSATMFLGLINSLFTILFAFTSFKRGLDTDVIVYPIMSTTADITVTLSYVFILNLFFMFNIVGKSVVFSLGLILSIVALIFLRNCIHNKDFIKTIKESFVTLFFVAIIVNITGTILKDVEKIVNSRKEIYTVYPALIDTVGDVGSIVGSTATTKLALGLLSPSFRSIFSHSKRIVTTWIASLIMFTLYAVISLSIQGSLMLQSFLNFLGLLVILNIISVLVIVIVSFSVAILTYRRGLDPDNFVIPIESSLADTITTLALLIALILMNYSI; encoded by the coding sequence ATGAGTCTAGCCAACATCTGGCAAAGCTTCAGCAAACATGCTGTTTCGATGGAGTTATTGAAAGAAACATTTATTGCCCTCTCATTTAATCTCGGCGGCATATTAGCTGGTTTTATTGTAGCGTTTCAATTCAATGTTTTTGAACTTGCTCCATGGGCTATTGCAGTTTATCCAGTTGTTCTAAGTGCACGGGGTGTAGTAAGCGGTCTGTACAGTGGTCGGCTAAGTACAGGCTTGCATCTTGGAACAATCTATCCTAAACTTCGCGGAAACACTAAAGAATTCTATACGCTTTTGAAATCAATAATTGTCCTAACTTTGGAAACAAGTATTATAATGAGCATGTTTTCAATAATAATTGGAAGCCTTTTCTGGGGAATAACTTTCCTAGATTTTTTTGACATTTTAATGGTTGTATCAGCAACCATGTTTTTAGGATTAATCAACTCGTTGTTCACAATACTATTTGCGTTTACTTCTTTTAAGAGGGGGCTGGACACAGATGTTATTGTATATCCAATAATGTCAACAACTGCAGATATTACTGTTACATTATCTTATGTTTTCATATTAAACCTGTTTTTCATGTTCAATATAGTTGGAAAAAGTGTCGTCTTTTCTTTGGGGTTAATACTTTCAATTGTTGCTCTAATTTTCTTACGTAACTGCATCCATAACAAAGACTTCATAAAAACAATCAAAGAATCATTCGTGACACTGTTTTTTGTTGCAATAATTGTTAACATCACAGGTACCATTTTAAAAGATGTTGAAAAAATTGTGAACAGTAGAAAAGAAATTTACACAGTTTATCCTGCATTAATTGACACTGTGGGAGATGTAGGTTCAATAGTTGGCTCTACAGCTACTACAAAATTGGCTTTAGGTTTGCTTTCTCCTTCTTTTCGTTCAATATTTAGCCACTCAAAACGAATCGTAACTACGTGGATTGCATCACTTATTATGTTTACTTTGTACGCTGTTATTTCCTTGTCCATTCAGGGCTCGTTGATGTTGCAATCCTTCCTGAATTTTCTTGGTCTTTTAGTTATACTAAACATAATTTCAGTTTTAGTAATAGTAATAGTATCTTTTTCAGTAGCAATTTTAACCTATAGAAGAGGTTTAGACCCAGACAATTTTGTTATCCCCATTGAAAGCTCTCTTGCAGACACAATAACAACTTTAGCGTTACTTATTGCGTTGATTTTAATGAATTATTCAATTTAG
- a CDS encoding peroxiredoxin translates to MENQTNEIKFPLIGERAPDFEAVTTQGTLRLSDYEGSWLVLFSHPADFTPVCTTEFIAFSKIADDLKQRNTELLGLSVDSVSSHIAWARNVEEKMGVKIPFPIIADLNKEVSQKFGMIHPGQSKTETVRCVFIIDPESKIRTILYYPLSTGRNMQEILRIIDALQTTDKHKVATPANWKPGDPVVVPPPATAEGAEERIKEGYDCKDWYLCFKKL, encoded by the coding sequence ATGGAAAATCAAACAAATGAAATTAAGTTTCCATTAATTGGAGAAAGGGCTCCTGACTTTGAAGCAGTTACAACACAGGGAACATTAAGACTGTCAGATTATGAAGGAAGTTGGCTTGTTTTGTTTTCACATCCTGCAGATTTTACTCCTGTTTGCACAACAGAGTTCATTGCATTTTCAAAAATTGCTGATGACCTAAAACAAAGAAACACAGAACTTCTTGGTTTAAGCGTTGATAGTGTCTCATCTCACATTGCTTGGGCAAGAAACGTCGAAGAAAAGATGGGTGTTAAAATTCCATTTCCAATAATTGCAGACCTAAACAAAGAAGTGTCCCAAAAATTTGGGATGATTCATCCCGGACAAAGCAAAACTGAAACGGTTAGATGTGTTTTCATCATTGATCCAGAGAGCAAAATTAGAACTATCTTGTACTATCCATTATCAACTGGAAGAAACATGCAAGAAATTTTACGAATTATTGATGCGCTACAAACCACAGATAAACATAAAGTTGCTACGCCTGCAAATTGGAAACCCGGTGACCCGGTTGTTGTTCCACCACCAGCTACTGCTGAAGGAGCTGAAGAGCGAATAAAAGAAGGATATGATTGCAAAGATTGGTATCTTTGTTTCAAAAAGTTGTGA
- a CDS encoding flavodoxin domain-containing protein codes for MCPKILIMYDSNTGNTEKLARAVAKGVKLVCDVNVQLKRTEEVDLQEVIEADGYAIGSPSHFSIMSGKVLSLLTQLYSLRDSMAGKPMAVFTTGTGAQVIALENIDRILGVFNPMFIKPGIVIETVPERANPWKTDENQAMNLGRKLAEATIKDRRSLKMCK; via the coding sequence ATGTGTCCAAAAATTTTGATAATGTATGATTCTAATACAGGAAATACAGAAAAACTTGCTAGAGCCGTGGCTAAAGGTGTTAAATTAGTTTGTGATGTAAATGTTCAACTAAAACGTACAGAAGAAGTTGACTTACAAGAAGTTATTGAAGCTGATGGGTATGCCATCGGGTCACCATCACATTTCAGTATAATGTCTGGAAAAGTATTGTCGTTGTTGACTCAACTTTATTCGCTACGTGATAGTATGGCAGGTAAACCTATGGCAGTTTTTACTACAGGAACCGGTGCTCAAGTAATTGCCCTTGAAAATATTGATCGTATTTTGGGAGTTTTCAATCCAATGTTTATCAAACCCGGAATAGTTATTGAAACAGTTCCTGAACGTGCTAACCCTTGGAAAACAGATGAAAACCAAGCAATGAACTTGGGAAGAAAACTTGCAGAAGCAACAATAAAAGATAGAAGATCACTAAAAATGTGTAAATAG
- a CDS encoding Hsp20/alpha crystallin family protein: MSGDDLPEWYKKRKRRTPFFGNWFFGDIEDMMREMEEMMEQNFEQFRTRIPEEMKRERKLPDGSTVPEWGPFVYGYSMTIGPDGKPKIREFGNVKPSNEAETCGVNKPCLDVKQEREPLVDIVDLESEIKVIAELPGVAKEEIKLSGTPETLTISVDTEQRKYYKQIEIPSKIDPKKAKTSYKNGVLQVTLPKIEEEQANGEPIKVE; encoded by the coding sequence ATGTCAGGGGACGATTTGCCCGAATGGTATAAGAAACGAAAAAGACGAACTCCATTTTTTGGAAACTGGTTCTTCGGAGACATTGAAGACATGATGCGAGAAATGGAAGAAATGATGGAACAAAATTTTGAACAATTCAGAACGCGCATACCTGAAGAAATGAAAAGAGAACGCAAACTTCCTGACGGTTCAACAGTACCCGAGTGGGGTCCATTTGTTTATGGATACAGCATGACCATAGGACCAGACGGCAAACCAAAAATCCGAGAATTTGGCAACGTCAAACCTTCAAACGAGGCTGAAACGTGTGGCGTAAACAAACCGTGTCTTGACGTGAAACAAGAACGGGAACCCTTAGTAGACATTGTTGACTTAGAAAGTGAAATCAAAGTAATAGCAGAACTGCCAGGAGTTGCAAAAGAAGAAATCAAACTTTCTGGAACCCCTGAGACATTGACTATTTCTGTTGACACAGAACAACGCAAATACTATAAACAAATCGAGATTCCATCAAAGATTGACCCGAAGAAAGCCAAAACATCCTATAAAAACGGAGTGCTACAAGTCACGTTACCCAAAATTGAAGAAGAACAAGCAAATGGCGAACCAATCAAAGTTGAATAA
- a CDS encoding acetyl ornithine aminotransferase family protein → MSDYPNIVVRPPGPKARTLTKRDSVALSPSFTRYYPLVIESGHDCIVKDVDGNEYIDFNSGLACLNVGHTHPKVVEAIKNQCDKFLHYSNTDFYYSQTVNLAEKLFEITPGDFQKKVHFGNSGAEAVETAIKLSKWHTRKHQFIAFIGAFHGRTCAATALTASKPTQRRHFFPLIPGITHVPYPYCYRCPFHLSHPECNYHCVDFIDEQVLQKYVPPEEVAGFVFEPIQGEGGYVVPPSNYFQRLRKLADKYGLLLIADEVQSGIGRTGKWFAIEHWKTEPDIICVAKALASGLPLSATVARARLMDWDAGSHASTFGGNPLACAAAVNVLETIKEEKLLENAEKQGNYIMKWLRDVREEHEIVGDVRGKGLMIGVEFVEDKQTKTAGPDQAREVMVRCWRRGVAIITCGVSTLRLVPPLTISRELIDSSLEIIGDVIKEVDEESS, encoded by the coding sequence TTGTCTGATTATCCAAATATTGTTGTTCGACCACCTGGACCTAAAGCTAGAACGTTAACTAAACGTGATTCAGTTGCCCTTTCTCCCTCATTTACTCGTTATTATCCTTTGGTGATAGAATCTGGACATGATTGTATCGTAAAAGATGTAGACGGAAACGAGTACATAGACTTCAACTCAGGATTAGCTTGTTTAAACGTCGGGCACACTCATCCCAAAGTTGTTGAAGCAATAAAGAATCAATGCGACAAGTTTTTGCATTATTCTAACACGGATTTTTATTATAGTCAAACAGTAAATTTAGCAGAGAAACTTTTCGAGATAACTCCTGGAGATTTCCAAAAAAAGGTACACTTTGGAAACAGCGGGGCAGAAGCTGTAGAAACAGCAATCAAACTTTCCAAATGGCACACCCGTAAACACCAATTCATTGCATTTATAGGAGCCTTTCATGGACGAACATGTGCTGCGACGGCTCTTACCGCAAGTAAACCAACTCAAAGGCGACATTTTTTTCCATTAATTCCCGGAATAACACATGTTCCGTACCCGTACTGTTACCGGTGTCCGTTCCACCTTTCACACCCTGAATGCAATTACCACTGTGTGGACTTCATAGATGAACAAGTTTTGCAAAAATACGTTCCCCCTGAAGAAGTTGCAGGATTTGTTTTTGAGCCGATTCAAGGTGAAGGTGGGTATGTTGTTCCTCCTTCTAATTATTTTCAACGCCTTCGAAAATTGGCAGATAAATACGGTTTGTTGTTGATTGCTGATGAAGTTCAATCTGGAATTGGGCGAACTGGAAAATGGTTTGCAATTGAACACTGGAAAACTGAACCTGATATAATTTGTGTCGCAAAAGCTCTTGCTTCAGGGTTGCCGTTAAGTGCAACTGTGGCACGGGCGCGGTTGATGGATTGGGACGCTGGTTCTCATGCTAGCACTTTTGGAGGAAATCCTTTGGCGTGTGCAGCTGCAGTGAATGTTCTTGAAACAATCAAGGAAGAAAAACTTCTTGAAAATGCTGAAAAACAGGGTAATTACATCATGAAGTGGCTGCGTGATGTAAGAGAAGAACACGAGATTGTTGGTGACGTTCGAGGTAAAGGCTTGATGATTGGAGTTGAGTTTGTGGAAGATAAACAAACTAAAACAGCTGGACCTGATCAAGCTAGAGAAGTTATGGTTCGTTGCTGGCGACGGGGTGTAGCAATTATAACTTGTGGAGTTTCGACTCTTCGGTTGGTTCCTCCTTTAACAATAAGTCGAGAACTAATAGATTCTAGTTTAGAAATAATTGGAGATGTCATCAAAGAAGTTGACGAAGAGTCTTCTTAA
- the albA gene encoding DNA-binding protein Alba yields the protein MGNNIVLIGKKPVMNYVTACITFFNSSGENNVVVKARGRAICKAVDAVELLRRAFIKNLEISNVSIDTVELFRSEDNQKSNISTIEIIIKKSEPSQT from the coding sequence ATTGGTAATAATATTGTTCTTATTGGCAAAAAGCCAGTAATGAATTATGTTACTGCTTGTATCACATTCTTCAACAGCAGCGGTGAAAACAATGTTGTTGTCAAAGCTCGTGGTCGGGCAATATGTAAAGCCGTTGATGCAGTTGAATTGCTTCGTCGTGCATTCATCAAAAACTTAGAAATTAGTAATGTTTCAATAGATACTGTAGAACTCTTTAGATCTGAAGACAATCAAAAATCAAATATCTCAACAATCGAAATCATTATCAAAAAATCTGAACCATCACAAACTTAA
- a CDS encoding pyruvate ferredoxin oxidoreductase subunit gamma — MLFGGRLVVLKEFRWHGRGGQGAWTASELLARAAIHEGKFIQSFPEFGPERMGAPVKAYTRISDEPIRLHSAVYHPDLAIVMDPTLLATVPVTEGLSKEGILIINTTKDPKTMKAKLNMKQGTVWTVPATDVAMRILGRAITNTAMLGVVARATGIVEMESIEKAVNDRFPEQLAEKNIGVIKEAYKEANTE; from the coding sequence ATGCTGTTTGGAGGAAGATTAGTGGTTCTCAAAGAGTTCAGATGGCATGGACGAGGTGGTCAAGGAGCGTGGACAGCAAGTGAGCTGTTGGCGCGAGCTGCAATCCATGAAGGTAAATTTATCCAATCATTCCCCGAATTCGGTCCTGAAAGAATGGGGGCACCAGTAAAAGCTTATACACGAATTAGTGATGAACCAATCAGGCTCCATTCTGCAGTATACCATCCAGATTTAGCAATAGTAATGGATCCAACCCTTTTAGCAACAGTTCCAGTTACAGAGGGCTTAAGCAAAGAAGGAATTTTGATAATAAACACAACTAAAGACCCAAAAACAATGAAAGCAAAACTGAATATGAAACAAGGAACAGTGTGGACAGTTCCAGCAACTGATGTAGCAATGCGGATTCTTGGAAGAGCAATAACAAACACAGCAATGCTTGGAGTGGTTGCCCGCGCAACAGGGATAGTAGAAATGGAAAGCATCGAAAAAGCAGTAAATGACCGTTTTCCAGAACAACTTGCAGAAAAAAACATTGGAGTAATCAAAGAAGCATACAAGGAGGCAAATACTGAATGA
- a CDS encoding 4Fe-4S binding protein — protein sequence MSPQKKNWKEIPIAGVCWVPSTDYKTGDWRSYKPIWNIEKCIRCMNCHIFCPEGAVTYNEEQNVMVYDYDFCKGCGICANECPAKAIEMVMEGKE from the coding sequence ATGAGCCCACAAAAGAAAAATTGGAAAGAAATTCCCATAGCAGGAGTATGTTGGGTACCTAGTACAGATTATAAAACTGGAGACTGGCGTTCCTACAAGCCTATTTGGAACATAGAAAAATGCATACGTTGCATGAACTGTCACATATTTTGTCCTGAAGGCGCAGTTACATATAATGAAGAACAAAATGTCATGGTATATGATTATGATTTCTGTAAAGGCTGCGGAATTTGTGCAAATGAATGCCCAGCAAAAGCCATAGAAATGGTCATGGAAGGAAAGGAGTGA
- the porA gene encoding pyruvate ferredoxin oxidoreductase, whose protein sequence is MKMTKVEQKTIPLNGDEAVAYAVKQCDVDVVAAYPITPQTIIVEKFSEYVANGEVDTEFVCVESEHTAMTCSITAAATGARTFTATASAGLALMHEMLGVASGSRMPIVMSVVNRALSAPLNIHCDHADSMAQRDLGWIQMYAENSQEAYDSIIQAFKIAENLEVQLPIMVGIDGFVLSHTLENVTVLPDETVKKFVGIRQIPHVMNHRGEIVPFKLDPEKPLTLGPVALQDYYFEHKRQQEEAMKKALKVIKQVHNEYAKQSGRSYGNALVEAYRLEDAEIVTVCIGSTAGTIKTVVDDLREKGIKAGLLRLRTFRPVPVEDIISNLSGKKAVAVMDRSSSFGGNGGPIFIEIRHALYDVSDSPKVVNYIYGLGGRDTRPIMIESIYKDLQNIAKTGQIENKIQFVGLRE, encoded by the coding sequence ATGAAAATGACCAAAGTTGAACAAAAAACTATACCTCTCAACGGAGATGAAGCAGTCGCCTACGCTGTAAAACAGTGCGACGTAGATGTAGTAGCTGCATATCCAATTACCCCTCAAACTATAATTGTCGAAAAATTTAGTGAATACGTCGCAAACGGCGAAGTAGACACAGAATTCGTTTGTGTAGAATCAGAACACACAGCAATGACATGTAGCATAACAGCAGCGGCAACAGGTGCCCGAACTTTTACTGCAACTGCATCTGCTGGTCTAGCATTAATGCATGAAATGTTGGGTGTTGCTTCAGGTTCAAGAATGCCAATTGTAATGTCGGTTGTTAATAGGGCATTGTCAGCTCCCCTTAACATTCACTGTGACCATGCAGATTCTATGGCTCAAAGGGATTTGGGCTGGATACAGATGTATGCCGAAAACAGCCAAGAAGCCTATGATTCGATAATTCAAGCATTCAAAATCGCTGAAAACTTGGAGGTTCAACTTCCAATAATGGTTGGAATTGACGGCTTCGTTTTAAGCCACACGTTAGAGAACGTAACCGTTCTTCCAGATGAAACTGTTAAAAAATTTGTAGGAATACGACAAATTCCCCACGTGATGAATCATAGAGGCGAAATTGTTCCGTTCAAGCTGGACCCCGAAAAACCATTGACACTTGGACCTGTTGCTCTTCAAGATTACTACTTTGAACATAAACGACAACAAGAAGAAGCCATGAAAAAAGCGCTTAAAGTTATCAAACAAGTACATAACGAATATGCAAAACAAAGTGGACGAAGTTATGGAAATGCGTTAGTTGAAGCATACAGGCTTGAAGATGCAGAGATTGTTACAGTATGTATCGGTTCTACTGCGGGAACAATAAAAACTGTTGTAGATGATCTGCGTGAAAAAGGAATCAAAGCAGGATTGCTCAGATTAAGAACGTTTAGACCTGTACCTGTTGAAGATATAATCAGCAACTTGTCAGGTAAAAAGGCGGTTGCCGTAATGGATCGTTCATCAAGTTTTGGCGGAAACGGTGGACCAATTTTCATTGAAATTCGTCATGCATTATATGATGTGTCGGATAGCCCAAAAGTAGTTAACTACATTTACGGTCTAGGTGGACGAGATACACGACCAATAATGATTGAAAGCATCTACAAAGATTTACAGAATATTGCAAAAACAGGACAAATTGAAAACAAGATACAATTTGTCGGATTAAGGGAGTGA
- a CDS encoding pyruvate ferredoxin oxidoreductase (catalyzes the formation of acetyl-CoA from pyruvate and coenzyme A), with translation MTEWKVTGKEFAKIPEKFMPGHRACAGCGPAIALRLVMKAARGPVIATNATGCMEVVSTIYPNTAWDVPWIHTAFETAAANAAGIESALKILRKKGRIKDEHIDVVAFAGDGGTFDIGFQALSGAVERGHDFLYVLYDNEAYMNTGIQRSGGTPHGAWTTTSPAGEVIPGKPQYKKPIADIMVAHEMPYVATASIGYWNDMVKKARKGMEINGPAFLHSFAPCPRGWRSETAQSVEISRLAVETCVFPLWEAECGEYKLSPKSKIIAMKPEKKKPVEVYLKTQRRFRHLFKPKNKHILDEIQNNVDRRWKKLLKACEIE, from the coding sequence ATGACAGAATGGAAAGTTACAGGAAAAGAATTTGCAAAAATACCTGAAAAATTTATGCCAGGGCACAGAGCTTGCGCAGGATGTGGACCAGCAATCGCTCTTAGATTGGTAATGAAAGCAGCAAGAGGTCCAGTAATAGCCACAAACGCCACAGGATGCATGGAAGTAGTTTCTACTATTTACCCAAACACAGCATGGGACGTACCGTGGATACACACTGCCTTTGAAACTGCAGCAGCCAATGCAGCAGGAATAGAAAGTGCATTAAAGATTCTGAGAAAAAAAGGGCGCATAAAAGATGAACACATAGATGTTGTCGCTTTTGCAGGAGATGGTGGAACCTTCGATATAGGCTTCCAAGCATTATCAGGGGCAGTAGAAAGAGGACACGACTTCCTTTACGTGCTTTACGATAACGAAGCCTACATGAATACAGGAATACAAAGAAGCGGAGGGACTCCACATGGTGCATGGACAACAACCTCCCCAGCAGGAGAAGTAATTCCAGGAAAACCCCAATACAAAAAACCAATAGCAGACATAATGGTTGCCCACGAAATGCCTTACGTGGCAACAGCTAGCATTGGATATTGGAATGACATGGTGAAAAAAGCGCGAAAAGGAATGGAAATAAATGGACCAGCATTTTTGCATAGTTTTGCTCCATGCCCAAGAGGATGGAGAAGTGAAACTGCCCAATCTGTTGAAATTTCTCGCCTTGCAGTTGAAACATGTGTATTTCCACTGTGGGAAGCAGAATGCGGCGAATACAAGCTTTCACCAAAAAGTAAAATAATAGCCATGAAGCCAGAAAAAAAGAAGCCAGTAGAAGTGTACCTAAAAACCCAACGTAGATTCAGGCACCTATTCAAACCAAAAAATAAACATATTCTAGACGAAATCCAAAACAATGTTGACCGTCGCTGGAAGAAACTGCTCAAAGCCTGTGAAATAGAATAA
- a CDS encoding ferritin-like domain-containing protein, with protein sequence MSSNDELVGLFKNQIKTEEAIVDSVKTGLAEIKNLAVKGVLRAISLDSVKHAEMYSSAIILLNEIPQALTEENLEKQKELLKKHIQLETEVIEKLVEALPNVKNNKVKLLLEAILSDEKRHHELLTKILKILVKGETITDDDWWDMLWENVPFHGAPGG encoded by the coding sequence TTGAGTTCAAATGATGAGTTAGTTGGCCTTTTCAAAAATCAGATTAAAACTGAAGAAGCCATTGTGGATTCAGTAAAAACTGGTTTAGCTGAAATAAAAAATCTTGCAGTTAAAGGTGTTTTGAGGGCGATTTCTTTAGATTCTGTTAAACATGCAGAAATGTATTCATCTGCCATTATTTTGTTGAATGAGATTCCTCAAGCTTTAACTGAAGAAAACCTTGAAAAACAAAAAGAACTGCTAAAAAAACACATCCAATTAGAAACCGAAGTAATCGAGAAACTTGTTGAAGCCCTTCCAAATGTAAAAAATAATAAAGTTAAACTTCTTTTGGAGGCGATATTATCTGATGAAAAACGTCATCATGAACTTTTAACAAAAATATTAAAAATTCTTGTAAAAGGCGAAACAATCACTGATGATGATTGGTGGGACATGCTTTGGGAAAACGTTCCTTTTCATGGAGCGCCCGGAGGTTAA
- a CDS encoding DUF2070 family protein — MTDESTNKYIDKIVDRYSQLFTLPSTRKLAVYFALVGLHGGVISVLALNLSLDNFLHGLFFGSTFILLTFFADLIIKATAMKNDHVFNLRRSFALSFFSSLVWFAILLLGSLVSGFLGVSNLWIRFFFLGFGGSLILRLLVYSVTSFAGFAGATFASMLQPVLCLLSLFFVPSTVESFTQSQLLLFVSIPVCIAFLTVLLFKYFMDREGTGSLGIASSVLFKAFIANWTEDLVAPLETFFEKMGTLEDVKVSLLTFRTEEKLKAAIIVPALHPGPFKNLGSSLLPSLIQTAVQEKYGCVVCAPHGLVGHELDVASQAHNQRVLDSIIGFLGESNSYSKATPMVRTESRDAKASCQLFGDFAFVTLTTAPKTIEDLPPELEAFLSEEARKRGLSILPIDAHNSMGGEFDLKNAVSSFSQASIACFEKALRSTESSFRVGASTIIPRDFSVRDGMGPGGISVIVTEVEAQKTAYVTIDGNNMVSGLRDKILSAVKTLGVDDGEVLTTDTHSVCGLTRSSRGYNLVGEAIDHTKLVSYIKDAVSRAINNLEPVTASWRTEMIHDVKVIGDKQITELTVLADKTTECVKRVALILFPLTSIILTTLLLVIF; from the coding sequence TTGACAGACGAATCAACCAACAAATATATTGACAAAATAGTTGACCGATATTCACAACTGTTTACTCTTCCCTCCACCCGCAAACTTGCTGTTTATTTTGCTTTGGTGGGTCTACATGGTGGGGTTATTTCAGTATTAGCGCTAAACTTGTCTTTAGACAACTTTCTTCATGGTTTATTTTTTGGATCAACTTTTATTCTTCTAACTTTTTTTGCAGACCTAATAATCAAAGCTACGGCAATGAAAAATGACCATGTTTTCAATTTACGTCGGTCTTTTGCCCTGTCTTTTTTTTCTTCACTTGTGTGGTTTGCAATTCTTCTTTTGGGGTCCTTAGTTAGTGGTTTTCTTGGGGTTTCAAACCTTTGGATACGCTTCTTTTTTCTCGGATTTGGGGGGTCCCTCATTCTTCGGTTACTCGTGTATTCAGTAACCTCCTTTGCAGGCTTTGCAGGAGCAACTTTTGCTTCTATGTTACAGCCAGTTCTTTGTTTGCTTTCACTATTTTTTGTACCCTCTACAGTTGAGTCTTTTACACAGAGCCAACTTCTGCTGTTTGTTTCTATTCCTGTTTGTATTGCTTTCCTTACTGTTCTACTTTTCAAGTATTTCATGGACCGTGAAGGCACTGGAAGTCTTGGAATTGCGTCTTCTGTTTTGTTTAAAGCCTTTATAGCCAATTGGACTGAAGACCTTGTGGCTCCTTTGGAAACTTTTTTTGAAAAAATGGGTACTTTAGAAGACGTTAAAGTTTCGTTGTTGACTTTTAGGACTGAAGAAAAACTAAAAGCTGCAATTATTGTACCTGCTTTACATCCTGGACCCTTTAAAAATCTTGGGAGTAGTCTTCTTCCCTCTTTGATTCAAACAGCTGTTCAAGAAAAATACGGTTGTGTTGTTTGTGCACCTCACGGTTTAGTTGGTCATGAATTGGATGTTGCTTCGCAGGCTCATAATCAGCGGGTTTTGGATAGTATTATTGGGTTTCTGGGCGAATCAAATAGTTATTCAAAAGCTACGCCAATGGTACGAACAGAAAGTCGAGATGCAAAAGCTAGTTGCCAACTTTTTGGGGATTTTGCCTTTGTCACTTTAACTACTGCACCAAAAACAATTGAAGATCTCCCCCCTGAACTAGAAGCTTTTCTTTCGGAAGAAGCAAGAAAGCGAGGCCTTTCTATACTTCCAATTGACGCCCACAACAGCATGGGGGGTGAATTTGACTTGAAGAATGCGGTGTCTTCGTTTAGTCAGGCTTCTATTGCTTGTTTTGAAAAAGCTTTGAGATCTACTGAATCGTCTTTCCGTGTTGGGGCTTCAACAATTATTCCTCGTGATTTTTCTGTTCGTGATGGTATGGGTCCAGGAGGAATAAGTGTAATCGTAACTGAAGTTGAGGCCCAAAAAACGGCTTATGTGACCATTGATGGCAACAACATGGTGTCTGGGCTACGGGACAAAATTCTTTCAGCAGTAAAAACACTTGGTGTGGATGACGGTGAAGTTCTTACTACTGATACTCATTCAGTATGTGGGCTTACACGTAGTTCTCGTGGATACAATCTGGTGGGAGAAGCAATTGACCACACAAAGCTCGTCAGTTATATTAAAGACGCTGTTTCCCGTGCAATTAATAATCTAGAGCCTGTTACTGCGTCGTGGCGCACGGAAATGATTCATGACGTCAAAGTTATTGGGGACAAACAAATAACAGAACTAACCGTTTTAGCTGACAAAACCACAGAATGTGTTAAACGAGTTGCATTAATCCTATTTCCTTTAACATCAATAATCCTGACAACTCTTTTACTTGTTATTTTTTAA
- a CDS encoding preprotein translocase subunit Sec61beta, translating to MSVRKKRRQDGARMPAQGAGLLRFFEEDTRGVKIKPEIAVIMAVALMVASILGPVFFA from the coding sequence ATGAGTGTCCGAAAAAAAAGACGACAAGACGGTGCTCGCATGCCTGCTCAAGGTGCTGGTTTATTGCGATTCTTTGAAGAGGACACCCGAGGCGTAAAAATCAAACCAGAAATAGCTGTAATAATGGCTGTTGCTCTTATGGTTGCAAGCATTTTGGGTCCAGTATTTTTCGCATAA